Part of the Schistocerca americana isolate TAMUIC-IGC-003095 chromosome 5, iqSchAmer2.1, whole genome shotgun sequence genome, TTTGCATCTGGCTTGACGTTAAATTTGGTACTTTATCCAGCTGcagcaactgtaaatatatttgctGAGAAAATCGACAAACAGGTATAAAAAGAGATTTATTTCTTTACCATTTTCAGCCTGCTAGTGCTCTTCTTAATAAAACTGCGCTGAAAAATATGCCACATGTAGGTACACGCTAGATGAGAATATCAGGAAATTTaagaaggaaaattaaaaaaattaaaaaaagagattGCAATTAATTTGAATTATCACACCAACAATGAGTGTCGGAAATCTAGAAGTGTATGGAGTATAGTACTGTAATCCTACAAGAACACAACAATGATATGTAATACAATAATGCATTCAATTAATGCAGAAAGAGCTCATGAGTCCTTACATATGGATCGTAATACATGTGCAAATATGGGGTAAGGGCACCAAACAAATTCAGACATCATGCAAGAACTGGAGCTAATCAATTAATGAGATATGTATCTTCAGTTTGGTCTCAGAGTGGGAGCTAAATATAAGACAAAGAAGTAGAACAAGAATTTATGTAACTATAGCTGCCATGAAACATAGAGGAAAATGTAAGGGCACATAATCACTGTATTAACTAACATATAGTATCCTACATATTAAGGTTGAATAAAATAACTTAATACAAACGCCATGTGACACTATGGATGGGAAACTTAGAAAATAATCGCTGAATAAGTGTAGTTTGGCATTAGTGTCTTAGCACCGAATTTGTGGGCGATAATAATTTGCAAAGTTGGGTCTGGATGCTGCAACTAGAGTAAGCAGAGAAACAGATCAGGATCAGTAGCTAATACGAATGGTCGAAAAATGACTGTAGCAGAAAGGACGTTTGGGCACAATTATGTACCTCTATTGTAGGGAAACAATTAATACTGTAACATACGATGTGCCAGGTCACAAATACGATTCATGAAACAAGTGTAGCTAAAGGTATTCATACCAATGTATGGTAAGTTTTAGGATATATTGCTGAACTTGTGTTGAGAGGTGCTTGCAAGAAATACGCCCACACAAACAATGCGTGAGACATGCCATGGGGACAGAAAGAGTAAGGGAGTGGATAAACATTTTCTAACAAATAGTAAAAATGAAGAGCCAAAAACAACTATAGAGGAAAATAAACAGAGACAGTGTTGTGTTCATTTGTTATAGTGAAATAACTAGTTCAGAAATGTGCACAACGTCATAAATGTGCTTCATGAGAAAATGCAGCTAGTGACGTTCACACTAGCTGTATGAAATAGCTACAAAAGGTTTGACTGACTGACGTTAAATAACTAAACAGCTGAAGATGATAAAGTGCCTATAATAGTGGTTTGGATGCCTTATTTGCAGTCTTCAAAGTTTATGAAGTGTGATGGTGCATGTGATGTAGCACGACAGCAACCAATGGAAACAGTGCCACATGTTATCCCAAAGTCGtatcacaacacacacatacacacacacacacacacacacacacacacacacacacacacacacacacacacacacgtattgtTGTGAGCCACATAAATCCACCTGATAATGGAGGTTAAAGCCTCCAGAATGTGTCGTGGAAATAAATAGATTGTGATTGTTAAGCGTAAACTTGTTGTTTCGTTACAAGTTTTTGGGTATTGTATGTCTGCATGAATGTAAATATTTGTACAAAAGAGGAGATTAGTAATTTAATTTCCAGCCGAGCTGAAGAGTATATCTATTTATGAGTACATGTAATGAACATCACCATCCATTAAGTCGAGAAACTGGAAAGCTAGAAGAAGGTTCTCTCTATGACAGCATTAGTTTCTTTTGAATATCTCTAACCCCTGATTTTCAGCATGGAGCCACTGACAGCATATGTAAAAGTCTTCCTATTTGGCACAATAATCTGTTCTTATACACTCCAAAAAGTTTCTCATGCAAAATATACAAGAATTATACCCAAAAGAAGTCAGTGAAGATTGTCATTACTGTAAAATAAATACATCAACCATTGTTAGCAGTAACTTATGCCTGCTGCataaaaatttctatttttgaTGATGGCTTAATTTAGTTTCCCAGTGATAAACATATGTGTCATTTTCATTTACTCATCAGTTAAGATAGTCTATTTCCATCAGTAACTTTCCATCAGTACCTTATCTGAAGTCCTTTATTGCAATACTGTGGTGTTCATACAGAAATTCCCATTTCCCAACACAGTGGAACAACAAAGAACTGTTGCCAGCCGTAGCTAGAGGGAGTATATGTGATGTCTGTCATGAACTTATGAGTGCAGGGTAAGTGTAAAAGATACTAAAAGTAAGTAAAAGTCAAGAATTGGTTTAGGTGTCAGTAACAAGTATAAAACAGCTACGAGTTAATACTTGTAAAAAAATACTGAAGACCCTTTGAGCTATGCACGGACTTGTTATAGTAGCTTACTTGACCAGAAATACTTTTTGTATTATGAACAATGTACGAATCTTCTAACCGGATAGAATAAATGGCTTGCATTTTAAAGTGTGGCAGAAAGCAGATACTTTATATCAAACAGAATTAATGGACCATAGTCAACATTCATATTGATGAAACGTGGATACTACAAATGATACAATTATCTCAAATCGGTATTGAACGATATGGAGACCACCAATTATAAGAAGTTTGCTAACAAACTGGCGCTGTTTCATATCCCGCAGTGTGATTCATGCGACAATTGCACCTGTGTAAGAATCTCTCTTATTTCTCCACAAATCTCTTGCAAAAATCGATGTAGTGAATCTGCTTCACCTACTGTACCATCATAAGGGCATAATTTCTCAATAAATTAGCATCTCTTACGACACCTATCTTTCAACAAGTATTATAATAGTTCAGTTTACCGAGGTGACATAGGTGAAAAAAAGACAGAAATTCACAGGAACAGGTTTTGTACTTATTTTCGGATGTTTGTACGCTAAACTGCAGTGAAATCACTAATATTCTATAGGTAGCGATAGCCAACGTCGCTCATTCCGTCAGTGAGTTGCAGTCAGCTTTCCTGTTGTTACAGAAGTGTGCCAAACAAGGGGTTTAACAACGCAGCATAGCATATAAGGAGTTACTCGTATATGTTGTGATACTAATGatctattctttctttttgtttctatAGGAATCAAAATGGCCATCTTCTTCGATTCTTGGGTGACCGAAATGTTGGCTATCTTGTCAACGGTTTTTGCGATACTTTACGTCACATTCAAAATCAGTTACACACACTGGAAGAAGAAAGGTCTGCCGTATTTGGAGCCGTCTTTCCCGCTTGGAAATGCATGGAACACGGCACTAATGAGGAAGAGCCTTGGCGAGGATCTGCGGGACGTCTATTTTGAAGCAGAAGGCAAAGATGTCGTCGGTATTTACTCATTACACAACCCTATTCTCGTTGTGCGGGATCCAGAGCTGATCAAAACGATCTTTGTGAAAGATTTTAACTATTTTCCCGATCGGGGCGTTTATGTGGACGAGAAGACAGACCCACTGTCAGCACACCTCTTCTTCCAATCAGGAAGCAAGTGGAAGTCATCGCGCCAGAAGCTGTCCCCCACGTTCACGTCTGGAAAAATGCGTGCCATGTTCGGCATAGTGCGCGACTGTGCACGCACTCTGGTTGACGTCACACCTGTGGGCAGCGTTGTGGAAGTCCGTGAGATGCTTGCCCGCTACTCCACTGACGCCATCGCTTCCTGCGCCTTCGGCATCGATGTAGACAGCCAGCACAATCCCAACGCTGAGTTCCGACAGTGGGGACGGCGCTTCTTCAAGCCTTCGTTGCGTACCTTCCTGTCTTTGGGTGTGGCACTCGCTAATCCCAAACTGCGCACCCTGTTACCTATACCCCTCGTTCCAAAGGACATCGCACAGTACTTCACACAGATCGTCAAGGACACAGTCAGACACCGAGAGGGAGCAGGAGTCATTAGGAAGGACTTCATACAGttgatggttcagttgaagaacaaCGGATACATCGATGACAGCTTCTCAGTCTCTGGGCATAAGAATTCTGAACGTAAGtcttgaaaattttttaaaagtttgaatATATAATTAGCACATCGTCCAGACTATCGTCCTTAAACATTTCTGCATTAAGATACCATTATTCCTCTCGCCTCCGCAAGAGATGCAATAAAGATATCACTTAATGCCATGGTACTTAATGCCAAATTCATTCATTTAAAACTGTGATGATTGTCACTCTAGGTATAGAAGTTGTAAGCTAAAATAATTTAATCGCATATCACTCTCTAAAAAATGACAATAGTTTGGGGTAGTAACAGTTTGTGAAAGCTGATAGTCTACCAGTAATTCATACGTTACGAACAATATTACTACCAATATATTGCCGTTATATTGTCATCTGCATCATAACTGGTACATCCTCTGTTTGAATCGTTAACAGTACCGTTTACATGACGAAACATTGGACAACAATTAGACATCTCCCTGTTGCTCCATCGCAGCCCCACCTATGATGGTGAACTATGGACTGGCTGAACACTGAGAACCCAGTTGCACTACTCGCTGGAGAGGTCGTTCATTCTCAGCCCCTGCATTGTGGATACAGGTGGAGATATATGTAGTGCACATAGGAATTACTATCATTGTGTGATCCAGTGGCTGGCGCCATCCTATTTTTAGATTAAATTAAAACGGCTTTTGTATCAGTTGTTTTGATTATAAATATGACACGGAAAGTGATAGCAATGAGCTGATATGGCATACAGCTTTGTGTTTGTATTACTAATGCAAAGTGTTAATCTACATTTGTCGAAAAGGCAGTAGACACACCTGACCTTCATATAAACGAGACAACGTAGTAAGTTTAAAAGAAGTGAGCAAGAAagaagctcccaggtagatgtcattttccttgacttccggaaggcgttcgatacagttccgcactgtcgcctgataaacaaagtaagagcatacggaatatcagaccagctgtgtgtctggattgaagagtttttagcaaacagaacacagcatgttgttctcaatggagagacgtctacagatgttaaagtaacctctggcgtgccacgaggggagtgttatgggaccattgcttttcacaatatatataaatgacctagtagatagtgtcggaagttccatgcggcttttcgcagatgatgctgtagtatacagagaagttgcagcattagataattgcggcaaaatgcaggaagatatacagcggataggcacttggtgcagggagtggcaactgacccttaacatagacaaatgtaatgtattgcgaatacatagaaaggaggatcctttattgtatgattatatgacagcagaacaaacactggtagcagttacttctgtaaaatttctgggaatatgcgttcggaacgatttgaagtggaataatcatataaaattaattgttggtaaggcgggtaccaggttgagattcattgggagagtccttagaaaatccaacaaagtaggtggcttacaaaacattcgttcgacctatacttgagtattgctcatcagtgtgggatccgtaccaggtcgggttgacagaggagatagagaagaaccaaagaagagcggtgcgtttcgtcacagggttatttggtaagcgtgatagtgttacggagatgtttagctaactcaagtggcagactctgcaagagaggcgctctgcatcgcggtgtagcttgctgtccaggtttcgagagggtgcatttctggatgaggtagcgaatatatcgattccccctacttatacctcccgaggagatcacgaatgtaaaattagagagattcgagcgcgcatggaggcttgcaggcgttcttcccgcgaaccatacgcgactggaacaggaaagggaggtaatgacagtggcacgtaaagtgccctccgccacacaccgttgggtggcttgcggagtataactgtagatgtagatgtaaattgttTTCTTCATACCTCACCATTAGGGAAGGTGTGTATTATATTTTGAGAATCGACGTATAGCTCACCATTTGAGATCTTGAGCGCTATTTAAACTTTTTACTGATATCTTATTAGAGAGACAGCAAACGCAAGGAAGTGATGAAGAATATCATACATAGGTcgttttaaaaatttcattattgCTACGGGAGACAGTACTTGTCGAAACTATAAAAACAGGTTATATACGTctaacattaaataaaaacttgttgagACACAGATCATTCTGTTCTACTGTAGCCATCTGTCCGTTGAAAACACAGAAGATGCCAAAGTGCTCACTGTTAACTCTTCCCACCCTTCATCCATCTTTTACGAAGAATCACGAACTTGCGCTAGCTCATGTGACAGTCCTTGGATTCACTCACACGTTTGACACAGATGCTTTTGTAATGTGTTTCGTTTTCGATGATTGTGAAGCacaccaatgcctttaaatgtGCCCATAATCAGAAAACGAAGCGGTTAAGAGCAGGTGACGTGGGAGACCGTGATGATGTACATTCTCGACCAATACATTACTCATTAAACGATTGTGTTATGTAATGTCGTACGAAGAGTGTGAAATGTGGTGATGCCCCATCGTGCACAAC contains:
- the LOC124615444 gene encoding cytochrome P450 6k1-like translates to MAIFFDSWVTEMLAILSTVFAILYVTFKISYTHWKKKGLPYLEPSFPLGNAWNTALMRKSLGEDLRDVYFEAEGKDVVGIYSLHNPILVVRDPELIKTIFVKDFNYFPDRGVYVDEKTDPLSAHLFFQSGSKWKSSRQKLSPTFTSGKMRAMFGIVRDCARTLVDVTPVGSVVEVREMLARYSTDAIASCAFGIDVDSQHNPNAEFRQWGRRFFKPSLRTFLSLGVALANPKLRTLLPIPLVPKDIAQYFTQIVKDTVRHREGAGVIRKDFIQLMVQLKNNGYIDDSFSVSGHKNSEQENGILTTKEMAAQAWGFFLGGFETSSSTVSFCLYELARHPDVQKKLQDEIDDVMKKTKGDVTYEDIMTQMPYLEKVVNETLRLHPPAPILNREVAKDYKLPGYDCVLETGTKVIIPVMGLHHDKKFFRNPDKFDPEHFSEEQVASRHTYSFLPFGEGPRICIGMRFGLMQMKTAIVHLLSKFVVLPVDDKPLRMDPSFPGLTPIGGMNLRFERRQEHVC